A stretch of Pseudomonas sp. 7SR1 DNA encodes these proteins:
- a CDS encoding DUF3509 domain-containing protein has translation MDNPFQIITDAFAPHYQINLSIQGLDGSIMLTLSKAGRIVAKRMISAQQRNDPERLKRLVQSIQFGIAIEQGHSAVAILEAMTGGDNVKLPPRQAQSLGAPAASL, from the coding sequence GACGCTTTTGCGCCGCACTATCAAATCAATCTGAGCATCCAGGGACTGGACGGCAGCATCATGCTGACCTTATCCAAGGCCGGTCGGATCGTCGCCAAGCGCATGATCAGCGCCCAGCAACGCAACGATCCGGAACGCCTGAAACGCCTGGTGCAAAGCATCCAGTTCGGCATCGCCATCGAGCAGGGCCACAGTGCCGTGGCGATCCTCGAAGCCATGACCGGCGGTGACAACGTCAAGCTGCCACCGCGGCAGGCACAAAGCCTGGGCGCCCCTGCCGCCAGCCTCTGA
- a CDS encoding phosphate-starvation-inducible protein PsiE produces MKINWAENLRQNVHQLAESLGNLFVETFHYLALFAIGAVTAWAAVMEFLQMIEEGHIKIDDILLLFIYLELGAMVGIYFKTNHMPVRFLIYVAITALTRLLISNVSHHSPPDLGIIYLCGGILLLAFSILVVRYASSQFPSVKIEHPHRKVGAGSSEHAEVEKGEI; encoded by the coding sequence GTGAAAATCAACTGGGCCGAGAACCTGCGGCAGAACGTGCATCAACTGGCCGAATCCCTGGGCAACCTGTTCGTCGAGACGTTTCATTACCTGGCGTTGTTCGCCATCGGAGCGGTGACCGCTTGGGCGGCGGTGATGGAATTTTTGCAGATGATCGAAGAGGGGCACATCAAGATCGATGACATCCTGCTGCTGTTCATCTACCTGGAATTGGGGGCGATGGTGGGGATCTATTTCAAGACCAACCACATGCCGGTACGGTTTCTGATCTACGTGGCCATTACCGCGCTGACCCGCCTGCTGATTTCCAACGTTTCCCATCACAGCCCGCCGGACCTCGGGATCATCTACCTGTGTGGCGGCATCCTGCTGCTGGCGTTCTCTATCCTGGTGGTGCGCTACGCTTCCTCGCAATTTCCTTCGGTGAAGATCGAACACCCGCACCGTAAGGTCGGTGCGGGTTCCAGCGAGCATGCCGAAGTGGAGAAAGGCGAGATCTAG
- a CDS encoding YebG family protein, which translates to MAVEVVYRSSRDLERLFMDKAEADRHDKMLELAELLAEVLQKAVPSLSEQQVEEAGIYMAKNREVFARAFKSQPDALSELLNPSAE; encoded by the coding sequence ATGGCCGTCGAAGTGGTATACCGCAGCAGCCGAGATCTGGAGCGCTTGTTCATGGATAAAGCCGAAGCTGACCGTCATGACAAAATGCTGGAGCTCGCCGAATTGCTGGCCGAAGTGTTGCAAAAAGCCGTTCCATCGCTGAGCGAGCAACAGGTAGAGGAAGCCGGCATCTACATGGCGAAGAATCGCGAAGTATTTGCAAGGGCATTCAAGAGCCAGCCGGACGCGCTGTCCGAACTGCTCAATCCTTCCGCCGAATGA
- a CDS encoding Glu/Leu/Phe/Val dehydrogenase family protein: MFALMQSSRLESLHLSVDPTTGLKAVIAIHCSRPGPALGGCRYLSYPDDESAVVDAVRLAQGMSYKAALAGLPVGGGVAVIMRPAHVESRAALFEAFGRCIEQLDGRYITAIDSGTSVADMDCIAQQTRHVTSTTASGDPAPHAAMGVFAGIRATAMARLGSDNLESLRVAIQGLGNVGYALAEQLHAAGAELLVSDIDPGKVQLAMEQLGAHPIANDALLSTPCDILAPCGLGGVLNSHSVAQLRCSAVAGSAHNQLSNLQVADQLERRGILYAPDYVINSGGLIYVALKHHGEELPTITAHLSKIGARLTEIFAHAQAEKRSPARVADELAERLLYK; this comes from the coding sequence ATGTTTGCTCTCATGCAAAGCTCCCGCCTTGAATCGCTGCACTTGAGCGTAGACCCGACGACCGGGTTGAAGGCGGTCATTGCCATCCACTGCAGCCGTCCTGGGCCGGCCCTGGGAGGGTGTCGTTATCTGTCCTACCCCGACGACGAAAGTGCCGTGGTCGACGCGGTACGCCTGGCCCAGGGCATGAGCTACAAGGCTGCCCTGGCCGGACTTCCGGTGGGCGGCGGGGTGGCGGTGATCATGCGCCCGGCCCATGTCGAAAGCCGGGCCGCATTGTTCGAAGCCTTCGGCCGCTGCATCGAGCAACTGGATGGTCGCTACATCACCGCCATCGACAGCGGCACGTCGGTGGCCGACATGGATTGCATCGCCCAGCAGACTCGCCATGTCACCAGCACCACGGCCTCGGGAGACCCCGCACCCCATGCGGCGATGGGTGTGTTCGCCGGCATCCGCGCCACGGCCATGGCGCGCCTGGGCAGCGATAACCTGGAAAGCCTGCGGGTGGCCATCCAGGGCCTGGGCAACGTGGGATATGCCCTGGCCGAACAACTGCACGCGGCGGGCGCCGAACTGCTGGTCAGCGACATCGACCCCGGCAAGGTGCAACTGGCAATGGAGCAACTGGGTGCCCATCCTATCGCCAACGACGCGCTGCTCAGTACCCCTTGCGACATTCTCGCGCCCTGTGGCCTGGGCGGTGTACTCAACAGCCACAGCGTGGCGCAACTGCGCTGCTCGGCCGTCGCCGGCTCGGCCCACAACCAGTTGAGCAACCTGCAAGTGGCCGATCAGTTGGAAAGGCGCGGGATTCTTTATGCGCCGGACTATGTGATCAACTCCGGCGGCCTGATCTACGTCGCCCTGAAACACCACGGTGAAGAGTTGCCGACCATTACGGCTCACCTGTCGAAGATCGGCGCCCGGCTTACCGAGATCTTCGCCCATGCCCAGGCCGAAAAGCGCTCGCCGGCGCGGGTGGCGGACGAACTGGCGGAGCGCTTGCTGTACAAGTGA